The following are from one region of the Klebsiella aerogenes genome:
- the aceE gene encoding pyruvate dehydrogenase (acetyl-transferring), homodimeric type, protein MSERFQNDVDPIETRDWQQAIESVIREEGVERAQYLIDQLLSEARKGGVKVAAGAAAHNYVNTIAVEDEPEYPGNLELERRIRSAIRWNAIMTVLRASKKDLELGGHMASYQSSATFYEVCFNHFFRARTEKDGGDLVYFQGHISPGVYARAFLEGRLTEEQMNNFRQEVHGNGLSSYPHPKLMPEFWQFPTVSMGLGPLGAIYQAKFLKYLEHRGLKDTSAQTVYAFLGDGEMDEPESKGAITIATREKLDNLVFVINCNLQRLDGPVTGNGKIINELEGIFGGAGWNVIKVIWGGRWDELLRKDTSGKLIQLMNETVDGDYQTFKSKDGAYVREHFFGKYPETAALVADWTDEQIWALNRGGHDPKKVFAALKKAQDTKGQPTVILAHTIKGYGMGDTAEGKNIAHQVKKMNMDGVRYVRDRFNVPVADADIEKLPYVTFPEGSEEHSYLHAQREKLNGYLPTRQPKFTEKLELPTLADFSALLEEQNKEISTTIAFVRALNVMLKNKSIKDRLVPIIADEARTFGMEGLFRQIGIYSPNGQQYTPQDREQVAYYKEDEKGQILQEGINELGAGASWLAAATSYSTNDLPMIPFYIYYSMFGFQRIGDLCWAAGDQQARGFLIGGTSGRTTLNGEGLQHEDGHSHIQSLTIPNCISYDPSYAYEVAVIMHDGLVRMYGEAQENVYYYITTLNENYHMPAMPEGAEEGIRKGIYKLETLEGSKGKVQLLGSGSILRHVREAAQILAKDYGVGSDVYSVTSFTELARDGQDCERWNMLHPMETPRVPYIAQVMNDAPAVASTDYMKLFAEQVRTYVPADDYRVLGTDGFGRSDSRENLRHHFEVDASYVVVAALGELAKRGEIDKKVVADAIAKFDIDADKVNPRLA, encoded by the coding sequence ATGTCAGAACGTTTCCAAAATGACGTGGATCCGATCGAAACTCGCGACTGGCAACAGGCGATCGAATCGGTCATCCGTGAAGAAGGTGTTGAGCGTGCTCAGTATCTGATCGACCAGCTTCTTTCAGAGGCCCGCAAAGGCGGCGTGAAAGTAGCGGCCGGTGCGGCAGCTCATAATTATGTCAACACTATTGCCGTTGAAGATGAACCGGAATACCCGGGTAATCTGGAGCTGGAACGCCGTATTCGTTCAGCGATCCGTTGGAACGCCATCATGACCGTTCTGCGCGCATCGAAGAAAGATCTGGAACTGGGCGGCCACATGGCATCCTACCAGTCTTCCGCGACCTTCTACGAAGTTTGCTTCAACCACTTCTTCCGTGCGCGCACTGAGAAAGACGGCGGCGATCTGGTTTACTTCCAGGGCCACATCTCTCCGGGCGTTTACGCACGTGCCTTCCTGGAAGGTCGTCTGACTGAAGAGCAGATGAACAACTTCCGTCAGGAAGTTCACGGTAATGGTCTGTCCTCTTATCCGCACCCGAAACTGATGCCGGAATTCTGGCAGTTCCCGACCGTATCGATGGGTCTGGGGCCGTTGGGCGCAATCTATCAGGCTAAATTCCTGAAATATCTGGAACACCGCGGTCTGAAAGACACCTCTGCACAAACCGTTTACGCCTTCCTGGGCGACGGCGAGATGGATGAGCCGGAATCTAAAGGCGCCATCACCATCGCGACCCGTGAAAAACTGGACAACCTGGTCTTCGTCATCAACTGCAACCTGCAGCGTCTGGATGGCCCGGTCACCGGTAACGGTAAAATCATTAACGAACTGGAAGGCATCTTCGGTGGTGCTGGCTGGAACGTTATCAAGGTTATCTGGGGCGGTCGTTGGGATGAGCTGCTGCGTAAAGACACCAGCGGTAAGCTGATTCAGCTGATGAACGAAACCGTTGACGGCGACTACCAGACCTTCAAATCCAAAGATGGCGCGTATGTTCGTGAGCACTTCTTCGGTAAATACCCGGAAACCGCAGCGCTGGTTGCTGACTGGACCGATGAGCAGATCTGGGCACTGAACCGCGGTGGTCACGATCCGAAGAAAGTCTTTGCCGCACTGAAAAAAGCGCAGGATACCAAAGGCCAGCCGACCGTGATTCTGGCGCATACCATCAAAGGTTATGGTATGGGCGACACCGCTGAAGGTAAAAACATCGCGCACCAGGTTAAGAAAATGAACATGGATGGCGTTCGCTACGTCCGCGATCGTTTCAATGTGCCGGTGGCTGATGCCGATATCGAAAAACTGCCGTACGTGACCTTCCCGGAAGGTTCCGAAGAGCACTCCTACCTGCATGCTCAACGTGAGAAGCTGAACGGCTACCTGCCGACTCGTCAGCCGAAATTCACTGAGAAACTGGAGCTGCCGACCCTGGCCGACTTCAGCGCGCTGCTGGAAGAGCAAAACAAAGAAATCTCCACCACTATCGCTTTCGTTCGCGCCCTGAACGTGATGCTGAAGAACAAGTCGATCAAAGATCGTCTGGTGCCGATCATCGCCGATGAAGCGCGTACTTTCGGTATGGAAGGTCTGTTCCGTCAGATCGGTATCTATAGCCCGAACGGCCAGCAGTACACCCCGCAGGACCGTGAGCAGGTTGCATACTACAAAGAAGACGAGAAAGGCCAGATCCTGCAGGAAGGTATCAACGAGCTGGGCGCAGGCGCATCCTGGCTGGCTGCTGCGACCTCTTACAGCACCAACGACCTGCCGATGATTCCGTTCTACATCTACTACTCGATGTTCGGCTTCCAGCGTATCGGCGATCTGTGCTGGGCGGCTGGCGATCAGCAGGCTCGCGGCTTCCTGATTGGCGGTACTTCCGGTCGTACGACGCTGAACGGCGAAGGTCTGCAGCACGAAGATGGTCACAGCCACATTCAGTCTCTGACTATCCCGAACTGCATCTCCTACGACCCGTCTTACGCATACGAAGTTGCTGTCATCATGCATGACGGTCTGGTACGTATGTACGGCGAAGCGCAAGAGAACGTTTACTACTACATCACCACGCTGAACGAAAACTACCACATGCCGGCCATGCCGGAAGGCGCCGAGGAAGGTATCCGTAAAGGTATCTACAAACTCGAAACCCTCGAAGGTAGCAAAGGTAAAGTTCAGCTGCTGGGCTCCGGTTCTATCCTGCGTCACGTCCGTGAAGCAGCGCAGATCCTGGCGAAAGACTACGGCGTTGGCTCTGACGTGTACAGCGTCACCTCCTTCACCGAACTGGCGCGCGACGGCCAGGATTGCGAACGCTGGAACATGCTGCACCCGATGGAAACTCCGCGCGTTCCGTACATCGCTCAGGTGATGAACGACGCTCCGGCAGTGGCATCAACTGACTATATGAAACTGTTCGCCGAGCAGGTTCGTACTTACGTACCGGCTGATGATTACCGCGTACTGGGTACCGATGGCTTCGGTCGTTCCGACAGCCGTGAAAACCTGCGTCACCACTTCGAAGTGGATGCTTCCTACGTGGTTGTTGCGGCGCTGGGCGAACTGGCTAAACGTGGTGAAATCGATAAGAAAGTCGTGGCTGACGCCATCGCTAAATTCGACATCGATGCAGATAAAGTTAACCCGCGTCTGGCGTAA
- the aceF gene encoding pyruvate dehydrogenase complex dihydrolipoyllysine-residue acetyltransferase: MAIEIKVPDIGADEVEITEILVKVGDKVEAEQSLITVEGDKASMEVPSPQAGVVKEIKVSVGDKTETGKLIMIFDSAEGAAAAAPAQEEKAAAPAPAAAPAASAAKEVHVPDIGGDEVEVTEIMVKVGDTIAAEQSLITVEGDKASMEVPAPFAGTVKEIKINTGDKVSTGSLIMVFEVAGAAPAAAPAQAAAPAASAPAAAAGVKDVNVPDIGGDEVEVTEVMVKVGDKIAAEQSLITVEGDKASMEVPAPFAGTVKEIKISTGDKVSTGSLIMVFEVEGAAPAAAPAAAAAPAPAAAPAQAAKPAAAPAAKAEGKTEFAENDAYVHATPLIRRLAREFGVNLAKVKGTGRKGRILREDVQAYVKDAVKRAEAAPAAAAGGGLPGMLPWPKVDFSKFGEIEEVELGRIQKISGANLSRNWVMIPHVTHFDKTDITDLEAFRKQQNAEAEKRKLDVKFTPVVFIMKAVAAALEQMPRFNSSLSEDGQRLTLKKYINIGVAVDTPNGLVVPVFKDVNKKSITELSRELTTISKKARDGKLTAGEMQGGCFTISSIGGLGTTHFAPIVNAPEVAILGVSKSAMEPVWNGKEFVPRLMMPISLSFDHRVIDGADGARFITIINNTLSDIRRLVM; the protein is encoded by the coding sequence ATGGCTATCGAAATCAAAGTACCGGACATCGGGGCTGATGAAGTTGAAATCACCGAGATCCTGGTCAAAGTTGGCGACAAAGTTGAAGCTGAACAGTCGCTGATCACCGTAGAAGGCGACAAAGCCTCTATGGAAGTCCCGTCTCCGCAGGCTGGCGTCGTGAAAGAGATTAAAGTCTCCGTCGGCGACAAAACCGAGACTGGCAAACTGATTATGATTTTCGATTCCGCCGAGGGTGCAGCAGCCGCTGCGCCTGCGCAGGAAGAGAAAGCGGCCGCTCCGGCACCGGCAGCAGCGCCGGCAGCGAGCGCGGCGAAAGAAGTTCACGTACCGGATATCGGCGGCGATGAAGTTGAAGTCACCGAAATCATGGTTAAAGTGGGCGACACCATCGCCGCTGAGCAATCCCTGATCACCGTAGAAGGCGACAAAGCTTCTATGGAAGTTCCGGCACCGTTCGCGGGTACCGTGAAAGAGATCAAAATCAACACCGGCGACAAAGTGTCCACCGGCTCCCTGATCATGGTCTTCGAAGTGGCGGGCGCTGCGCCTGCAGCCGCTCCGGCACAGGCTGCCGCTCCGGCTGCCTCGGCACCGGCAGCAGCGGCTGGCGTGAAAGACGTTAACGTACCGGATATCGGCGGCGACGAAGTTGAAGTCACCGAAGTGATGGTGAAAGTCGGCGATAAAATTGCCGCTGAACAGTCACTGATCACCGTCGAAGGCGACAAAGCCTCTATGGAAGTTCCGGCGCCATTCGCGGGTACCGTGAAAGAGATCAAAATCAGCACCGGCGACAAAGTGTCCACCGGTTCCCTGATCATGGTCTTCGAAGTAGAAGGCGCAGCACCTGCTGCCGCTCCAGCTGCCGCGGCGGCTCCAGCCCCTGCTGCTGCACCGGCTCAGGCTGCTAAACCCGCTGCCGCACCGGCTGCGAAAGCAGAAGGTAAAACCGAGTTCGCTGAGAACGACGCTTATGTTCACGCGACTCCGCTGATTCGCCGCCTGGCGCGCGAATTCGGCGTTAACCTGGCGAAAGTGAAAGGGACTGGCCGTAAAGGTCGTATCCTGCGCGAAGACGTTCAGGCTTACGTGAAAGACGCGGTTAAACGCGCTGAAGCTGCACCGGCTGCTGCCGCTGGCGGCGGTCTGCCAGGCATGCTGCCGTGGCCGAAAGTCGACTTCAGCAAGTTTGGTGAAATCGAAGAAGTGGAACTGGGCCGTATCCAGAAAATCTCTGGTGCTAACCTGAGCCGTAACTGGGTGATGATCCCGCACGTTACGCACTTCGACAAAACCGATATCACCGATCTGGAAGCGTTCCGTAAGCAGCAGAATGCTGAAGCTGAGAAGCGTAAACTGGACGTGAAATTCACCCCGGTGGTCTTCATCATGAAAGCCGTTGCCGCTGCTCTGGAACAGATGCCGCGCTTCAACAGTTCTCTGTCTGAAGATGGTCAGCGTCTGACGCTGAAGAAATACATCAACATTGGCGTCGCGGTTGATACTCCGAACGGTCTGGTGGTTCCGGTCTTCAAAGACGTGAACAAGAAGAGCATCACCGAGCTGTCTCGCGAACTGACGACCATCTCTAAGAAAGCGCGCGATGGTAAGCTGACCGCTGGCGAAATGCAGGGCGGTTGCTTCACCATCTCCAGCATCGGCGGCCTGGGGACGACCCACTTCGCGCCGATTGTTAACGCGCCGGAAGTGGCCATCCTGGGCGTATCTAAGTCCGCGATGGAGCCAGTATGGAATGGTAAAGAGTTCGTTCCGCGTCTGATGATGCCGATCTCTCTGTCCTTCGACCACCGCGTGATCGACGGTGCTGATGGTGCCCGCTTTATTACCATCATTAACAACACCTTGAGCGACATTCGCCGCCTGGTGATGTAA
- the aroP gene encoding aromatic amino acid transporter AroP has product MMEGQQHGDRLKRGLKNRHIQLIALGGAIGTGLFLGSASVIQSAGPGIILGYAVAGFIAFLIMRQLGEMVVEEPVAGSFSHFAYKYWGGFAGFASGWNYWVLYVLVAMAELTAVGKYIQFWWPEIPTWVSAAVFFIAINAINLTNVKVFGEMEFWFAIIKVVAVVAMILFGAWLLFSGNGGPQATVRNLWDQGGFLPHGFTGLVMMMAIIMFSFGGLELVGITAAEADNPEKSIPKATNQVIYRILIFYVGSLAVLLSLLPWTRVTADTSPFVLIFHELGDTLVANALNIVVLTAALSVYNSCVYCNSRMLFGLAQQGNAPKALLSVDKRGVPVNTILVSAVVTALCVLINYLAPESAFGLLMALVVSALVINWAMISLAHIKFRRAKQQEGVKTRFPALFYPLGNWVCLLFMVAVLVIMLITPGMAISVWLIPVWIVILGIGYLFKQKSAGIVKA; this is encoded by the coding sequence ATGATGGAAGGTCAACAGCATGGCGATCGACTCAAGCGCGGCTTGAAGAACCGCCATATACAGCTCATTGCGCTAGGAGGCGCTATTGGTACGGGCTTATTCCTGGGTAGTGCGTCAGTCATTCAATCTGCAGGTCCTGGTATTATCCTCGGCTACGCTGTCGCCGGGTTTATCGCCTTCCTGATCATGCGTCAGCTCGGCGAAATGGTCGTTGAAGAACCGGTTGCCGGTTCGTTCAGTCATTTCGCCTACAAATACTGGGGCGGCTTTGCTGGCTTCGCCTCCGGTTGGAACTACTGGGTGCTGTACGTACTGGTCGCCATGGCGGAGCTCACCGCCGTCGGCAAATATATCCAGTTCTGGTGGCCGGAAATTCCCACCTGGGTCTCCGCTGCGGTCTTCTTCATCGCCATTAACGCGATTAACCTGACCAACGTGAAAGTCTTCGGTGAAATGGAGTTCTGGTTCGCGATTATCAAAGTGGTCGCGGTCGTCGCAATGATCCTGTTCGGCGCCTGGTTGCTGTTCAGCGGCAACGGCGGCCCGCAGGCCACCGTGCGTAACCTGTGGGATCAAGGCGGCTTCCTGCCGCACGGCTTCACCGGCCTGGTGATGATGATGGCGATCATTATGTTCTCGTTCGGCGGCCTGGAGCTGGTGGGGATCACCGCAGCGGAAGCAGACAACCCGGAAAAGAGCATCCCGAAAGCCACTAACCAGGTAATCTACCGTATCCTTATTTTCTATGTAGGCTCGCTGGCGGTGCTGCTCTCCCTGCTGCCGTGGACGCGCGTGACCGCGGATACCAGCCCGTTCGTTCTGATCTTCCATGAACTCGGCGACACGCTGGTGGCGAACGCTCTGAACATCGTGGTGCTGACGGCGGCGCTCTCGGTCTATAACAGCTGCGTCTACTGCAACAGCCGCATGCTGTTTGGCCTCGCGCAGCAGGGCAATGCGCCGAAAGCGCTGCTCAGCGTCGACAAACGCGGCGTGCCGGTCAACACCATCCTGGTGTCAGCGGTGGTCACCGCGCTGTGCGTATTGATCAACTATCTGGCGCCGGAATCGGCATTCGGCCTGCTGATGGCGCTGGTCGTCTCCGCATTGGTGATTAACTGGGCGATGATCAGCCTCGCGCACATCAAGTTCCGTCGGGCGAAGCAACAGGAAGGCGTGAAGACGCGTTTCCCGGCGCTGTTCTATCCGCTGGGCAACTGGGTGTGCCTGCTGTTTATGGTGGCGGTATTAGTCATCATGCTGATCACCCCGGGGATGGCGATTTCGGTATGGCTGATCCCGGTATGGATTGTGATTCTCGGCATTGGTTATCTGTTTAAACAGAAAAGTGCGGGCATCGTAAAAGCATAA
- the pdhR gene encoding pyruvate dehydrogenase complex transcriptional repressor PdhR, giving the protein MAYSKIRQPKLSDVIEQQLEFLILEGTLRPGEKLPPERELAKQFDVSRPSLREAIQRLEAKGLLLRRQGGGTFVQSSLWQSFSDPLVELLSDHPESQFDLLETRHALEGIAAYYAALRCNDEDRDRIRELHQAIERAQQSGDLDAESDAVVQYQIAVTEAAHNVVLLHLLRCMEPMLAQNVRQNFELLYARREMLPLVSNHRTRIFEAIMAGEPEQAREASHRHLAFIEEILLDRSREQSRRERSLRRLQQRKDENSGS; this is encoded by the coding sequence ATGGCCTACAGCAAGATCCGCCAACCAAAACTATCTGATGTGATAGAGCAGCAGCTGGAGTTTCTGATTCTTGAGGGGACATTGCGCCCCGGTGAAAAACTCCCGCCTGAACGCGAACTGGCAAAACAGTTCGACGTTTCCCGTCCCTCGCTCCGTGAGGCGATTCAGCGCCTTGAAGCCAAGGGCCTGTTGCTTCGTCGCCAGGGCGGTGGAACCTTTGTACAGAGCAGCCTATGGCAGAGCTTTAGCGACCCGCTGGTCGAGCTACTGTCCGACCACCCTGAATCCCAATTCGATCTGCTGGAAACCCGTCACGCGCTGGAAGGCATCGCAGCCTATTATGCGGCGCTGCGCTGCAATGATGAAGATCGCGACCGTATTCGCGAGCTGCATCAAGCCATTGAACGGGCCCAACAGTCCGGCGATCTCGACGCCGAATCCGACGCTGTCGTCCAGTACCAAATCGCCGTCACCGAAGCGGCGCATAATGTGGTGTTGCTCCATCTGCTAAGGTGTATGGAGCCGATGCTGGCACAGAACGTTCGTCAGAACTTTGAATTGCTGTATGCCCGCCGGGAAATGCTCCCGTTGGTCAGCAACCATCGTACTCGTATTTTTGAGGCGATAATGGCCGGGGAGCCGGAGCAGGCGCGTGAGGCGTCGCACCGTCACCTGGCGTTCATTGAGGAAATTTTGCTGGATCGTAGCCGTGAACAGAGTCGTAGAGAGCGTTCACTGCGTCGTTTACAGCAACGAAAGGACGAGAACTCCGGTTCTTAA
- the lpdA gene encoding dihydrolipoyl dehydrogenase, with the protein MSTEIKTQVVVLGAGPAGYSAAFRCADLGLETVIVERYSSLGGVCLNVGCIPSKALLHVAKVIEEAKALAEHGIVFGEPKTDIDKIRTWKEKVITQLTGGLAGMAKGRKVKVVNGLGKFTGANTLEVEGENGKTVINFDNAIIAAGSRPIQLPFIPHEDPRVWDSTDALELKSVPKRMLVMGGGIIGLEMGTVYHALGSEIDVVEMFDQVIPAADKDVVKVFTKRISKKFNLMLETKVTAVEAKEDGIYVSMEGKKAPAEAQRYDAVLVAIGRVPNGKNLEAGKAGVEVDDRGFIRVDKQMRTNVPHIFAIGDIVGQPMLAHKGVHEGHVAAEVISGLKHYFDPKVIPSIAYTEPEVAWVGLTEKEAKEKGISYETATFPWAASGRAIASDCADGMTKLIFDKETHRVIGGAIVGTNGGELLGEIGLAIEMGCDAEDIALTIHAHPTLHESVGLAAEVFEGSITDLPNAKAKKK; encoded by the coding sequence ATGAGTACTGAAATCAAAACTCAGGTCGTGGTACTTGGGGCAGGTCCTGCAGGCTACTCTGCAGCCTTCCGTTGCGCTGATTTAGGTCTGGAAACCGTCATCGTAGAACGTTACAGCTCCCTGGGCGGCGTTTGCCTGAACGTTGGCTGTATCCCTTCTAAAGCACTGCTGCACGTTGCTAAAGTTATCGAAGAAGCGAAAGCGCTGGCCGAACACGGCATCGTTTTCGGCGAACCGAAAACTGACATTGACAAGATCCGCACCTGGAAAGAAAAAGTTATCACTCAGCTGACCGGTGGTCTGGCTGGCATGGCCAAAGGTCGTAAAGTGAAGGTGGTTAACGGTCTGGGTAAATTCACCGGCGCTAACACCCTGGAAGTGGAAGGTGAAAACGGCAAAACCGTCATCAACTTCGACAACGCGATCATCGCGGCGGGCTCCCGTCCGATTCAGCTGCCGTTTATCCCGCATGAAGATCCGCGCGTATGGGACTCCACCGACGCTCTGGAACTGAAATCTGTACCGAAACGCATGCTGGTTATGGGCGGCGGTATCATCGGTCTGGAAATGGGTACCGTATACCATGCGCTGGGTTCAGAGATTGACGTGGTTGAAATGTTCGATCAGGTTATCCCGGCTGCCGACAAAGACGTGGTTAAAGTCTTCACTAAACGCATCAGCAAGAAATTCAACCTGATGCTGGAAACCAAAGTGACTGCCGTTGAAGCGAAAGAAGACGGTATTTACGTTTCCATGGAAGGCAAAAAAGCGCCGGCTGAAGCGCAGCGTTACGACGCGGTGCTGGTGGCTATCGGTCGCGTACCGAATGGTAAAAACCTCGAAGCAGGTAAAGCAGGCGTTGAAGTTGACGATCGCGGCTTCATCCGCGTTGACAAACAAATGCGCACCAACGTGCCGCACATCTTTGCTATCGGCGATATCGTCGGTCAGCCGATGCTGGCGCACAAAGGCGTGCACGAAGGTCACGTTGCCGCAGAAGTTATCTCCGGCCTGAAACACTACTTCGATCCGAAAGTTATCCCGTCCATCGCGTACACTGAACCAGAAGTTGCATGGGTTGGTCTGACTGAGAAAGAAGCGAAAGAAAAAGGCATCAGCTACGAAACCGCCACCTTCCCGTGGGCAGCTTCCGGCCGTGCTATCGCTTCCGACTGCGCAGACGGTATGACCAAACTGATCTTCGACAAAGAGACCCACCGTGTTATCGGCGGCGCGATTGTCGGCACCAACGGCGGCGAGCTGCTGGGTGAAATCGGTCTGGCTATCGAAATGGGTTGCGACGCTGAAGATATCGCGCTGACTATCCACGCTCACCCGACACTGCACGAGTCCGTGGGCCTGGCGGCAGAAGTCTTCGAAGGCAGCATCACCGATCTGCCGAATGCCAAAGCGAAGAAAAAGTAA
- a CDS encoding DUF2950 family protein, whose translation MRKPLQVALFTLMLSPFAAFAQQQFATPEQAASALADAIGQHNDAALTNLLGDNWQQFLPSDGIDPNAVDRFQRDWRVKHVIVQQDNNAWLDVGSEAWRLPIPIVKEAQGWRFDMAAGEDEILTRAIGRNELSAIAAMHAYVDAQQDYYRLNHRWAQKIISSEGQKDGLYWPTSPGEPPSPLGPAFSPTTPGTGYHGYHFRIIADSDNQGVALVAWPVEWGESGVMSFMIDQNDQVYQANLGEESATKAQSMTHFAPDADAGWQAIKQ comes from the coding sequence ATGAGAAAACCATTACAGGTAGCCCTATTCACGTTAATGCTGTCGCCGTTCGCCGCCTTCGCCCAGCAGCAGTTCGCCACGCCGGAACAGGCGGCCAGCGCGCTGGCTGACGCGATCGGTCAACATAACGACGCCGCGCTGACCAACCTGCTCGGCGATAACTGGCAGCAGTTTTTACCCTCCGATGGCATCGACCCCAACGCCGTCGATCGTTTTCAGCGCGACTGGCGGGTGAAACACGTCATCGTACAGCAGGACAATAACGCCTGGCTCGATGTCGGCAGCGAAGCATGGCGGTTGCCGATTCCCATCGTCAAAGAGGCGCAAGGCTGGCGCTTTGATATGGCAGCCGGCGAGGATGAAATACTCACTCGCGCCATCGGCCGCAATGAACTGTCGGCGATTGCCGCCATGCACGCCTACGTCGATGCGCAGCAAGACTACTACCGGCTGAATCATCGTTGGGCGCAGAAAATCATCAGCAGCGAAGGTCAAAAAGATGGGCTGTACTGGCCGACATCGCCGGGCGAACCACCTAGCCCGCTTGGTCCGGCCTTTAGCCCAACGACGCCCGGCACCGGCTACCATGGCTATCACTTCCGGATTATCGCCGACAGCGATAATCAGGGCGTCGCATTAGTGGCCTGGCCGGTGGAATGGGGAGAAAGCGGCGTGATGAGCTTTATGATCGATCAGAACGACCAGGTCTATCAGGCAAATCTGGGCGAGGAAAGCGCCACCAAAGCGCAGTCGATGACCCATTTTGCCCCCGACGCAGATGCCGGATGGCAGGCAATCAAGCAATAA
- a CDS encoding DUF3300 domain-containing protein: protein MSLPFKPHIIALLCSAGLLAAAGTLYVKSRAPETITEPPVTAQPAPTPTPTPTPAAAQPVAATYTQAQIDQWVAPIALYPDSLLSQVLMASTYPDNVMQAVQWSQDNPSMKGDAAVQAVANQPWDPSVKSLVAFPALLAMMGENPPWVENLGNAFLAQPHDVMDSVQRLRAIAQQTGTLKSTPQQKVIVTTPTASTSSRSSTVSTSTTTTAPAPSQIIKIEPANPEVVYVPSYNPTTVYGSWPNSAYPPVYLPPPPGEQFTDSFVKGFGYSLGVATTWALFSSIDWDHHDDDYYHHDDDYHHGGYQHNGDNININVNNFNHITGQNLPGNQVNWQHNPAYRGNVPYPNNNVSQRFHQTNVPGGLSATQHAPVDRSAQRQAALNQLPQHNAPVAAAGNLAANNASRDAQRQAASQQLKQVTQRSNYRGYDSTPTAAQQQHRAAAKTQLQNPTPQQQQHREAVKSRVQNPTPQQQQRRQQIQSATPAQRQQTVSHLRANALSGNESRSPSWQSQQARGLQSRQISGLSSEQRSAGRERLAEHHELRRR, encoded by the coding sequence ATGTCACTACCGTTCAAACCCCATATTATTGCCCTGCTCTGCAGCGCGGGCTTACTCGCGGCGGCGGGAACGCTATATGTTAAAAGCCGAGCCCCGGAGACTATCACCGAACCACCGGTGACGGCGCAACCCGCACCGACACCGACGCCGACGCCGACGCCCGCGGCTGCTCAACCGGTCGCGGCTACCTACACGCAAGCGCAAATTGACCAATGGGTGGCGCCAATCGCGCTCTACCCGGATAGCCTGCTATCACAGGTGCTGATGGCCTCCACCTACCCGGATAACGTTATGCAGGCGGTACAGTGGTCGCAGGATAATCCGTCCATGAAAGGCGATGCGGCCGTTCAGGCAGTAGCCAATCAGCCGTGGGATCCCAGCGTAAAATCGCTCGTCGCCTTCCCTGCTCTGCTGGCGATGATGGGCGAGAATCCGCCGTGGGTTGAAAACCTCGGCAACGCGTTTTTAGCTCAGCCGCATGATGTGATGGACTCGGTACAACGCCTGCGCGCCATTGCGCAGCAGACCGGTACGCTGAAATCCACGCCGCAGCAAAAAGTGATCGTGACCACGCCGACGGCCTCAACGTCATCGAGAAGCAGCACCGTATCGACTTCCACCACCACCACGGCGCCCGCCCCTTCACAGATCATTAAAATTGAACCGGCGAATCCGGAAGTGGTGTATGTCCCCAGTTATAACCCCACCACCGTCTACGGCAGTTGGCCGAATAGCGCCTATCCGCCGGTTTATCTGCCACCCCCTCCCGGGGAACAGTTTACCGACAGCTTCGTCAAAGGTTTCGGTTATAGCCTCGGCGTCGCCACTACCTGGGCGCTGTTTAGCAGCATCGACTGGGATCATCATGATGATGATTACTACCATCATGATGACGATTACCATCATGGCGGTTACCAGCATAATGGTGATAACATCAATATTAATGTGAATAATTTCAATCACATTACCGGGCAAAATCTGCCAGGCAATCAGGTTAACTGGCAGCACAATCCCGCCTATCGTGGCAATGTGCCTTATCCGAATAACAATGTCTCTCAGCGCTTCCATCAGACCAACGTCCCCGGCGGACTGAGCGCCACGCAGCATGCGCCGGTCGATCGCAGCGCTCAGCGCCAGGCGGCGTTAAATCAGCTCCCGCAGCACAACGCGCCGGTTGCCGCCGCGGGCAACCTGGCGGCGAATAATGCCTCGCGCGATGCCCAGCGTCAGGCGGCCTCACAACAGCTGAAGCAGGTCACGCAGCGTAGCAACTACCGCGGTTACGACAGCACGCCGACCGCGGCCCAACAACAGCATCGCGCCGCGGCAAAAACGCAGCTGCAAAACCCTACGCCACAGCAGCAGCAACATCGCGAGGCGGTGAAGAGCCGCGTACAGAACCCTACGCCTCAACAGCAGCAGCGCCGCCAGCAGATCCAATCCGCGACCCCGGCTCAGCGTCAGCAGACGGTCAGCCACCTGCGCGCTAACGCCCTTAGCGGCAACGAAAGTCGCTCGCCTTCCTGGCAATCGCAGCAGGCGCGTGGACTGCAGAGCCGTCAGATTTCCGGCTTAAGTAGCGAGCAGCGCAGCGCCGGCAGAGAGCGTCTTGCCGAACACCATGAATTGCGTCGTCGTTGA